From the genome of Argentina anserina chromosome 4, drPotAnse1.1, whole genome shotgun sequence, one region includes:
- the LOC126791918 gene encoding ureide permease 2-like isoform X2 has translation MHMQDLSGVPLLVFLPSEWNFSRGLKMYLVESKGGAIACMLLSLFFLGTWPAILAMLERRGRLPQHTYLDYSITNFSAAIFIALTLGQIGSGTAEESNFITQLSQLPANWPCVLFAMAGGVFLSLGNLSTQYALAVVGLSVTEVITASITVVIGTTLNYFLDDKINKADILFPGVACFLIAVCLGSAVHSSNAADNKVKLDNFPSDPKDGGKQLSANPNKDGKDLETGNDHAVKAKAGTADFLVQLENQRAIKVFGKSIFIGLGIALFAGVCFSLFSPSFNLATNDQWNTLKEGVPDLVVYTAFFYFSVSCFTIAIILNIIFLYRPILGSPKTSCKAYLKDWDGRGWALLAGILCGFGNGLQFMGGQAAGYAAADAVQAFPLVSTFWGILLFGDYRNSSQRTYILLISMLGMFIVAVALLMASAGERT, from the exons ATGCATATGCAGGATCTCTCTGGTGTTCCACTGCTGGTATTTTTGCCTTCTGAGTGGAATTTTTCGAGGGGGCTAAAGATGTATTTGGTGGAAAGCAAAGGAGGTGCCATAGCATGCATGCTTCtgtccttgttcttcttgGGGACATGGCCTGCTATCCTGGCTATGCTCGAAAGAAGAGGCCGACTTCCTCAGCATACCTATCTGGATTATTCAATCACCAATTTCTCGGCTGCTATCTTTATTGCTTTGACACTTGGTCAGATAGGGAGTGGTACAGCTGAGGAGTCCAATTTTATAACCCAACTTTCGCAG TTGCCGGCGAATTGGCCCTGTGTTTTATTTGCAATGGCGGGCGGGGTATTCTTGAGCCTCGGGAATCTTTCAACACAATATGCTTTGGCTGTTGTTGGTTTGTCAGTGACAGAAGTTATCACTGCAAGCATTACAGTTGTCATAg GCACAACCTTGAATTACTTCTTAGATGACAAAATAAACAAAGCCGATATTCTTTTCCCTGGTGTCGCTTGCTTCTTGATTGCGGTTTGTCTTGGATCTGCTGTTCACTCATCCAATGCAGCTGATAACAAAGTAAAACTTGACAATTTTCCAAGTGATCCGAAAGATGGAGGAAA GCAATTAAGTGCAAACCCAAATAAGG ATGGGAAGGACCTAGAGACTGGAAATGATCATGCTGTGAAAGCCAAGGCTGGGACAGCAGATTTTCTTGTACAGCTTGAGAACCAAAGAGCAATTAAG GTTTTTGGAAAGAGCATTTTTATTGGATTGGGCATAGCTTTGTTTGCTGGAGTttgcttctctctcttctcaccTTCATTCAACTTGGCCACAAATGATCAGTGGAACACTCTAAAGGAAGGAGTTCCTGATTTGGTTGTCTATACTGCGTTTTTCTACTTCTCAGTATCGTGTTTTACCATTGCCATTATTCTAAATATTATCTTCCTCTACCGCCCTATCCTAGGCTCACCAAAAACTTCATGCAAAGCTTATTTGAAGGACTGGGATGGTAGAGGTTGGGCCCTTTTGGCTGGTATTCTATGTGGATTCGGAAATGGTCTCCAATTCATGGGAGGCCAAGCTGCAGGATATGCAGCAGCTGATGCTGTTCAG GCATTTCCACTTGTGAGCACTTTCTGGGGTATACTTCTGTTTGGAGACTACCGAAATTCATCACAAAGAACATACATATTGCTTATTAGCATGTTGGGCATGTTTATTGTTGCTGTTGCTTTGCTCATGGCATCAGCAGGGGAGAGAACATAA
- the LOC126791919 gene encoding ureide permease 2-like translates to MYVVESKGGAIACMLLALILLGTWPAVLAMLERRGRLPQHTYLDYSITNFLAAILIALTFGQIGSSTPDKPNFITQLSQDNLPSVLFAMVGGIVLSLGNLSTQYAWALVGLSVTEVITASITTIIGTTLNYFLDDRINRAEILFPGVACFLIAVCLGSAVHSSNAADNKVKLDSVDSESKGEKASKQIANKDGLKDLESANDKAKAGTADYLVQLEDQRAIKVFGKNTYVGLAICFFAGLCFSLFTPAFNVATNDQWHTLKKGVPNLVVYTAFFYFSLSCFVLAVILNIIFLYHPMLGLPKTTFKAYLNDWNGRGWALLAGVLCGFGNGLQFMGGQAAGYAAADSVQALPLVSTFWGILLFGEYRRSSRRTYILLTGMLTMFIVAVAVLMASAGHRK, encoded by the exons ATGTATGTGGTGGAAAGCAAAGGAGGGGCCATAGCATGTATGCTGCTGGCCTTGATCTTATTGGGGACATGGCCTGCTGTCCTGGCTATGCTCGAGAGAAGAGGCCGGCTTCCTCAGCATACTTATCTGGATTACTCTATCACCAATTTCTTGGCTGCTATTCTGATTGCTTTGACATTTGGTCAGATAGGCAGTAGCACACCCGACAAGCCCAATTTTATAACTCAACTTTCACAG GATAATTTGCCCAGTGTGTTATTCGCAATGGTGGGTGGGATAGTCCTGAGCCTTGGAAATCTTTCTACACAGTATGCATGGGCTTTAGTAGGTTTATCAGTGACAGAGGTGATAACTGCAAGCATCACAACTATCATAG GCACAACCTTGAACTACTTCTTAGATGACAGAATTAATAGAGCCGAGATTCTTTTCCCTGGTGTCGCTTGCTTCTTGATTGCAGTTTGTCTTGGCTCTGCTGTTCACTCATCCAATGCAGCTGATAACAAAGTAAAACTTGACAGTGTTGACAGTGAGTCAAAAGGAGAAAA GGCTTCAAAACAAATTGCAAATAAGG ATGGGTTGAAGGATCTGGAGAGTGCAAATGACAAAGCAAAGGCTGGGACAGCAGACTATCTTGTACAGCTTGAGGACCAAAGAGCAATTAAG GTTTTTGGGAAGAATACTTATGTTGGACTGGCCATATGTTTCTTTGCCGGTCTTTGCTTCTCCCTCTTCACACCAGCATTCAATGTCGCCACAAATGATCAGTGGCATACTTTGAAGAAAGGAGTTCCTAATTTGGTTGTCTATACTGCGTTTTTCTACTTCTCATTATCTTGCTTCGTCCTTGCTGTCATTTTAAACATCATCTTCCTCTACCACCCTATGCTAGGCTTACCCAAAACGACATTCAAAGCTTATTTGAATGACTGGAATGGTAGGGGTTGGGCCCTTTTGGCCGGAGTCCTATGTGGATTTGGAAATGGTCTCCAATTCATGGGAGGGCAAGCTGCAGGATATGCAGCAGCTGATTCTGTGCAG GCACTTCCACTTGTGAGCACTTTCTGGGGCATACTTCTGTTCGGAGAATACAGAAGATCGTCACGAAGAACATATATATTGCTTACCGGCATGTTGACAATGTTTATTGTTGCCGTTGCCGTCCTAATGGCATCAGCGGGGCATCGAAAATGA
- the LOC126791918 gene encoding ureide permease 2-like isoform X1, whose amino-acid sequence MHMQDLSGVPLLVFLPSEWNFSRGLKMYLVESKGGAIACMLLSLFFLGTWPAILAMLERRGRLPQHTYLDYSITNFSAAIFIALTLGQIGSGTAEESNFITQLSQLPANWPCVLFAMAGGVFLSLGNLSTQYALAVVGLSVTEVITASITVVIGTTLNYFLDDKINKADILFPGVACFLIAVCLGSAVHSSNAADNKVKLDNFPSDPKDGGKQLSANPNKVDGKDLETGNDHAVKAKAGTADFLVQLENQRAIKVFGKSIFIGLGIALFAGVCFSLFSPSFNLATNDQWNTLKEGVPDLVVYTAFFYFSVSCFTIAIILNIIFLYRPILGSPKTSCKAYLKDWDGRGWALLAGILCGFGNGLQFMGGQAAGYAAADAVQAFPLVSTFWGILLFGDYRNSSQRTYILLISMLGMFIVAVALLMASAGERT is encoded by the exons ATGCATATGCAGGATCTCTCTGGTGTTCCACTGCTGGTATTTTTGCCTTCTGAGTGGAATTTTTCGAGGGGGCTAAAGATGTATTTGGTGGAAAGCAAAGGAGGTGCCATAGCATGCATGCTTCtgtccttgttcttcttgGGGACATGGCCTGCTATCCTGGCTATGCTCGAAAGAAGAGGCCGACTTCCTCAGCATACCTATCTGGATTATTCAATCACCAATTTCTCGGCTGCTATCTTTATTGCTTTGACACTTGGTCAGATAGGGAGTGGTACAGCTGAGGAGTCCAATTTTATAACCCAACTTTCGCAG TTGCCGGCGAATTGGCCCTGTGTTTTATTTGCAATGGCGGGCGGGGTATTCTTGAGCCTCGGGAATCTTTCAACACAATATGCTTTGGCTGTTGTTGGTTTGTCAGTGACAGAAGTTATCACTGCAAGCATTACAGTTGTCATAg GCACAACCTTGAATTACTTCTTAGATGACAAAATAAACAAAGCCGATATTCTTTTCCCTGGTGTCGCTTGCTTCTTGATTGCGGTTTGTCTTGGATCTGCTGTTCACTCATCCAATGCAGCTGATAACAAAGTAAAACTTGACAATTTTCCAAGTGATCCGAAAGATGGAGGAAA GCAATTAAGTGCAAACCCAAATAAGG TGGATGGGAAGGACCTAGAGACTGGAAATGATCATGCTGTGAAAGCCAAGGCTGGGACAGCAGATTTTCTTGTACAGCTTGAGAACCAAAGAGCAATTAAG GTTTTTGGAAAGAGCATTTTTATTGGATTGGGCATAGCTTTGTTTGCTGGAGTttgcttctctctcttctcaccTTCATTCAACTTGGCCACAAATGATCAGTGGAACACTCTAAAGGAAGGAGTTCCTGATTTGGTTGTCTATACTGCGTTTTTCTACTTCTCAGTATCGTGTTTTACCATTGCCATTATTCTAAATATTATCTTCCTCTACCGCCCTATCCTAGGCTCACCAAAAACTTCATGCAAAGCTTATTTGAAGGACTGGGATGGTAGAGGTTGGGCCCTTTTGGCTGGTATTCTATGTGGATTCGGAAATGGTCTCCAATTCATGGGAGGCCAAGCTGCAGGATATGCAGCAGCTGATGCTGTTCAG GCATTTCCACTTGTGAGCACTTTCTGGGGTATACTTCTGTTTGGAGACTACCGAAATTCATCACAAAGAACATACATATTGCTTATTAGCATGTTGGGCATGTTTATTGTTGCTGTTGCTTTGCTCATGGCATCAGCAGGGGAGAGAACATAA
- the LOC126791921 gene encoding uncharacterized protein LOC126791921 produces the protein MDQQQRVGASQYRPPPPGQGDGGDSSSILFVLVAFLAIFAMVVLPSVSTISNSFSILHQVPEGHVGVYWRGGALLKTITDPGFHLKLPLITQYEPVQVTLQTDLVRDIPCGTKGGVMIDFEKIEVVNRLRKEYVYETLLNYGVHYDKTWIYDKIHHEINQFCSSNSLQDVYIDVFDQIDERMKDALQVDCTRYAPGIEIINVRVTKPKIPASIRRNFEQMEEERTKVLIAIERQRVVEKEAETRKKMAISEAEKNANVSKILMEQKLMEKDSSRRQEEIENAMYLAREKSLADADFYKVMKEAEANKLKLTPQFLELKFIQAIAENTKIFFGDKVPNMVLDQRLLGNFLKVSREAAKDVTKEMTGEANAVGGEAGNSEVEYA, from the exons ATGGATCAGCAGCAGAGAGTAGGAGCTTCTCAGTATCGTCCTCCGCCTCCGGGCCAAGGCGACGGCGGCGATTCCTCCTCCATTCTCTTCGTCCTCGTCGCTTTCCTCGCCATCTTCGCTATG GTAGTGCTGCCATCTGTATCAACCATCAGCAATAGCTTTTCGATTTTGCATCAAGTCCCGGAAGGTCATGTTGGAGTTTATTGGAGGGGAGGTGCTCTTCTAAAGACTATTACAGATCCAG GATTCCATCTCAAGCTGCCTCTGATAACCCAGTATGAACCTGTTCAAGTGACCCTTCAGACCGATCTA GTAAGGGATATTCCATGCGGTACAAAAGGGGGTGTCATGATCGACTTTGAGAAGATTGAG GTTGTAAACAGGCTGCGTAAGGAATACGTGTACGAGACACTTCTCAATTATGGTGTGCACTATGACAAGACATGGATCTATGACAAAATTCATCATGAGATCAATCAGTTCTGCAGCTCAAACTCTCTTCAAGATGTCTATATTGATGTGTTTGATCAG ATTGACGAGAGGATGAAAGACGCTCTTCAGGTTGACTGTACCAGATATGCCCCAGGTATCGAAATTATCAATGTGCGTGTCACAAAGCCTAAAATCCCTGCTAGCATCCGAAGGAATTTTGAGCAGATGGAAGAAGAGCGCACCAAG GTCCTGATTGCTATAGAGAGACAGAGAGTGGTAGAGAAAGAAGCAGAAACCAGGAAAAAGATGGCTATTAGTGAAGCTGAGAAGAATGCTAATGTCAGTAAGATTCTCATGGAACAAAAGCTGATGGAGAAGGACAGTTCCAGGAGGCAggaagaaattgaaaatgCCATGTATCTAGCTCGGGAGAAGAGTCTTGCAGATGCTGATTTCTACAA AGTTATGAAAGAAGCTGAAGCAAACAAGTTGAAGCTCACTCCACAGTTCCTTGAGCTAAAGTTTATCCAGGCCATTGCTGAAAATACAAAAATCTTCTTTGGCGACAAG GTACCCAATATGGTTCTAGATCAGAGGTTGCTGGGTAACTTCTTGAAGGTTTCCAGAGAGGCGGCCAAAGATGTAACCAAAGAAATGACTGGGGAAGCTAATGCAGTCGGTGGAGAAGCTGGTAACTCTGAAGTTGAATATGCCTAA
- the LOC126791918 gene encoding ureide permease 2-like isoform X3 has protein sequence MDLSGVPLLVFLPSEWNFSRGLKMYLVESKGGAIACMLLSLFFLGTWPAILAMLERRGRLPQHTYLDYSITNFSAAIFIALTLGQIGSGTAEESNFITQLSQLPANWPCVLFAMAGGVFLSLGNLSTQYALAVVGLSVTEVITASITVVIGTTLNYFLDDKINKADILFPGVACFLIAVCLGSAVHSSNAADNKVKLDNFPSDPKDGGKQLSANPNKVDGKDLETGNDHAVKAKAGTADFLVQLENQRAIKVFGKSIFIGLGIALFAGVCFSLFSPSFNLATNDQWNTLKEGVPDLVVYTAFFYFSVSCFTIAIILNIIFLYRPILGSPKTSCKAYLKDWDGRGWALLAGILCGFGNGLQFMGGQAAGYAAADAVQAFPLVSTFWGILLFGDYRNSSQRTYILLISMLGMFIVAVALLMASAGERT, from the exons ATG GATCTCTCTGGTGTTCCACTGCTGGTATTTTTGCCTTCTGAGTGGAATTTTTCGAGGGGGCTAAAGATGTATTTGGTGGAAAGCAAAGGAGGTGCCATAGCATGCATGCTTCtgtccttgttcttcttgGGGACATGGCCTGCTATCCTGGCTATGCTCGAAAGAAGAGGCCGACTTCCTCAGCATACCTATCTGGATTATTCAATCACCAATTTCTCGGCTGCTATCTTTATTGCTTTGACACTTGGTCAGATAGGGAGTGGTACAGCTGAGGAGTCCAATTTTATAACCCAACTTTCGCAG TTGCCGGCGAATTGGCCCTGTGTTTTATTTGCAATGGCGGGCGGGGTATTCTTGAGCCTCGGGAATCTTTCAACACAATATGCTTTGGCTGTTGTTGGTTTGTCAGTGACAGAAGTTATCACTGCAAGCATTACAGTTGTCATAg GCACAACCTTGAATTACTTCTTAGATGACAAAATAAACAAAGCCGATATTCTTTTCCCTGGTGTCGCTTGCTTCTTGATTGCGGTTTGTCTTGGATCTGCTGTTCACTCATCCAATGCAGCTGATAACAAAGTAAAACTTGACAATTTTCCAAGTGATCCGAAAGATGGAGGAAA GCAATTAAGTGCAAACCCAAATAAGG TGGATGGGAAGGACCTAGAGACTGGAAATGATCATGCTGTGAAAGCCAAGGCTGGGACAGCAGATTTTCTTGTACAGCTTGAGAACCAAAGAGCAATTAAG GTTTTTGGAAAGAGCATTTTTATTGGATTGGGCATAGCTTTGTTTGCTGGAGTttgcttctctctcttctcaccTTCATTCAACTTGGCCACAAATGATCAGTGGAACACTCTAAAGGAAGGAGTTCCTGATTTGGTTGTCTATACTGCGTTTTTCTACTTCTCAGTATCGTGTTTTACCATTGCCATTATTCTAAATATTATCTTCCTCTACCGCCCTATCCTAGGCTCACCAAAAACTTCATGCAAAGCTTATTTGAAGGACTGGGATGGTAGAGGTTGGGCCCTTTTGGCTGGTATTCTATGTGGATTCGGAAATGGTCTCCAATTCATGGGAGGCCAAGCTGCAGGATATGCAGCAGCTGATGCTGTTCAG GCATTTCCACTTGTGAGCACTTTCTGGGGTATACTTCTGTTTGGAGACTACCGAAATTCATCACAAAGAACATACATATTGCTTATTAGCATGTTGGGCATGTTTATTGTTGCTGTTGCTTTGCTCATGGCATCAGCAGGGGAGAGAACATAA
- the LOC126791924 gene encoding PLASMODESMATA CALLOSE-BINDING PROTEIN 3-like isoform X1, whose amino-acid sequence MAALLYIVLFLALTGRSSATYCLCKDGVGDAALQKALDYACGAGADCSPILQNGVCYNPNTIKDHCNWAVNSYFQRKGQTALSCDFAGSATQSQTAPTTSSTCVYPASASTSTTNSSTTTPSTTPSTTPSTTPSTTPTTGTTPTTTPTTGTTTPTTGTTTPSTTPSSVFGISPSSSFDNSSPGLAPHFIAAAATLCFSAFLLLWG is encoded by the exons ATGGCTGCTTTATTGTATATAGTGCTTTTCTTGGCACTCACTGGCCGTTCAA GTGCTACTTATTGCTTATGTAAAGATGGGGTTGGTGATGCTGCTCTTCAGAAGGCACTGGACTATGCTTGTGGAGCTGGAGCTGACTGTTCACCAATCCTTCAAAACGGTGTGTGTTACAACCCCAACACAATTAAAGACCACTGCAACTGGGCTGTTAATAGCTACTTTCAGAGGAAGGGTCAAACTGCTCTGAGCTGTGACTTTGCAGGATCTGCCACTCAGAGCCAAACTGCTCCAA CCACAAGTTCCACTTGTGTTTATCCAGCAAGTGCCAG TACTTCCACCACAAACTCAAGCACCACAACTCCAAGCACAACTCCAAGCACAACTCCAAGTACAACTCCAAGCACAACTCCAACCACAGGCACAACCCCAACCACAACTCCAACCACCGGCACCACGACTCCAACCACAGGGACAACAACCCCCAGTACAACTCCCTCATCAGTCTTTGGAATAAGCCCATCAAGTTCTTTTGATAATTCAAGCCCTGGTTTGGCTCCTCACTTCattgcagcagcagcaactcTTTGCTTTTCAGCATTTTTGTTGCTATGGGGTTGA
- the LOC126791924 gene encoding PLASMODESMATA CALLOSE-BINDING PROTEIN 3-like isoform X2, with amino-acid sequence MAALLYIVLFLALTGRSSATYCLCKDGVGDAALQKALDYACGAGADCSPILQNGVCYNPNTIKDHCNWAVNSYFQRKGQTALSCDFAGSATQSQTAPTTSSTCVYPASASTSTTNSSTTTPSTTPSTGTTPTTTPTTGTTTPTTGTTTPSTTPSSVFGISPSSSFDNSSPGLAPHFIAAAATLCFSAFLLLWG; translated from the exons ATGGCTGCTTTATTGTATATAGTGCTTTTCTTGGCACTCACTGGCCGTTCAA GTGCTACTTATTGCTTATGTAAAGATGGGGTTGGTGATGCTGCTCTTCAGAAGGCACTGGACTATGCTTGTGGAGCTGGAGCTGACTGTTCACCAATCCTTCAAAACGGTGTGTGTTACAACCCCAACACAATTAAAGACCACTGCAACTGGGCTGTTAATAGCTACTTTCAGAGGAAGGGTCAAACTGCTCTGAGCTGTGACTTTGCAGGATCTGCCACTCAGAGCCAAACTGCTCCAA CCACAAGTTCCACTTGTGTTTATCCAGCAAGTGCCAG TACTTCCACCACAAACTCAAGCACCACAACTCCAAGCACAACTCCAAGCACA GGCACAACCCCAACCACAACTCCAACCACCGGCACCACGACTCCAACCACAGGGACAACAACCCCCAGTACAACTCCCTCATCAGTCTTTGGAATAAGCCCATCAAGTTCTTTTGATAATTCAAGCCCTGGTTTGGCTCCTCACTTCattgcagcagcagcaactcTTTGCTTTTCAGCATTTTTGTTGCTATGGGGTTGA
- the LOC126791918 gene encoding ureide permease 2-like isoform X4: MHMQDLSGVPLLVFLPSEWNFSRGLKMYLVESKGGAIACMLLSLFFLGTWPAILAMLERRGRLPQHTYLDYSITNFSAAIFIALTLGQIGSGTAEESNFITQLSQLPANWPCVLFAMAGGVFLSLGNLSTQYALAVVGLSVTEVITASITVVIGTTLNYFLDDKINKADILFPGVACFLIAVCLGSAVHSSNAADNKVKLDNFPSDPKDGGKQLSANPNKVDGKDLETGNDHAVKAKAGTADFLVQLENQRAIKVFGKSIFIGLGIALFAGVCFSLFSPSFNLATNDQWNTLKEGVPDLVVYTAFFYFSVSCFTIAIILNIIFLYRPILGSPKTSCKAYLKDWDGRGWALLAGILCGFGNGLQFMGGQAAGYAAADAVQKCSCSANQLLQ, from the exons ATGCATATGCAGGATCTCTCTGGTGTTCCACTGCTGGTATTTTTGCCTTCTGAGTGGAATTTTTCGAGGGGGCTAAAGATGTATTTGGTGGAAAGCAAAGGAGGTGCCATAGCATGCATGCTTCtgtccttgttcttcttgGGGACATGGCCTGCTATCCTGGCTATGCTCGAAAGAAGAGGCCGACTTCCTCAGCATACCTATCTGGATTATTCAATCACCAATTTCTCGGCTGCTATCTTTATTGCTTTGACACTTGGTCAGATAGGGAGTGGTACAGCTGAGGAGTCCAATTTTATAACCCAACTTTCGCAG TTGCCGGCGAATTGGCCCTGTGTTTTATTTGCAATGGCGGGCGGGGTATTCTTGAGCCTCGGGAATCTTTCAACACAATATGCTTTGGCTGTTGTTGGTTTGTCAGTGACAGAAGTTATCACTGCAAGCATTACAGTTGTCATAg GCACAACCTTGAATTACTTCTTAGATGACAAAATAAACAAAGCCGATATTCTTTTCCCTGGTGTCGCTTGCTTCTTGATTGCGGTTTGTCTTGGATCTGCTGTTCACTCATCCAATGCAGCTGATAACAAAGTAAAACTTGACAATTTTCCAAGTGATCCGAAAGATGGAGGAAA GCAATTAAGTGCAAACCCAAATAAGG TGGATGGGAAGGACCTAGAGACTGGAAATGATCATGCTGTGAAAGCCAAGGCTGGGACAGCAGATTTTCTTGTACAGCTTGAGAACCAAAGAGCAATTAAG GTTTTTGGAAAGAGCATTTTTATTGGATTGGGCATAGCTTTGTTTGCTGGAGTttgcttctctctcttctcaccTTCATTCAACTTGGCCACAAATGATCAGTGGAACACTCTAAAGGAAGGAGTTCCTGATTTGGTTGTCTATACTGCGTTTTTCTACTTCTCAGTATCGTGTTTTACCATTGCCATTATTCTAAATATTATCTTCCTCTACCGCCCTATCCTAGGCTCACCAAAAACTTCATGCAAAGCTTATTTGAAGGACTGGGATGGTAGAGGTTGGGCCCTTTTGGCTGGTATTCTATGTGGATTCGGAAATGGTCTCCAATTCATGGGAGGCCAAGCTGCAGGATATGCAGCAGCTGATGCTGTTCAG AAGTGTTCATGTTCAGCAAATCAGCTTCTGCAGTAA
- the LOC126791922 gene encoding uncharacterized protein LOC126791922: MLTLTAISLPTHPTTIRRSLTVRSDALFPSFLPKQVHDIRDPFARKLAARIERLPVSFGDNCVMSSCVRPSLHSESASPVVLLHGFDSSCLEWRYTHPLLEEAGLETWAVDILGWGFSDLERLPSCNVASKRAHFYQLWKSYIKRPMILVGPSLGAAVAIDFATSYPEAVERLVLIDASVYTEGTENQPTMSKMLAYAGAYILKSFPLRFYVNFLCFTGVPLSTKLDWTNIGRLHCRFPWWEDALVDFMMSGVYNVSPQIEQVKQRTLIIWGEEDRIISNKLGVRLHSELPNAIIRQIPDCGHLPHVERPSSVAKMIVEFVQEAQYKEVEYTSQF, from the exons ATGCTAACACTCACGGCCATCTCTCTCCCCACTCACCCCACCACCATCCGCAGAAGCCTCACCGTTCGCTCCGATGCATTATTCCCTTCTTTCCTCCCCAAACAAGTCCACGACATCAGAGACCCTTTCGCCCGAAAACTCGCCGCAAGAATCGAGCGCCTTCCG GTGAGCTTCGGAGACAACTGTGTCATGAGCAGCTGCGTCAGGCCGTCGCTTCACAGCGAGTCGGCCAGTCCGGTGGTTCTTCTACATGGTTTTGATAG CTCCTGTTTAGAATGGAGATACACTCACCCTTTGCTTGAGGAAGCTGGACTTGAGACGTGGGCTGTCGACATTCTTGGTTGGGGCTTCTCTGATTTAG AGAGACTTCCCTCCTGCAATGTGGCCTCGAAGCGTGCCCATTTTTATCAG CTTTGGAAGTCCTACATTAAAAGGCCGATGATATTGGTTGGACCAAGCCTTGGTGCTGCTGTTGCAATTGACTTTGCGACCAGCTATCCAGAAGCA GTTGAAAGGCTGGTTTTGATTGATGCAAGTGTGTATACAGAAGGCACTGAAAATCAACCAACCATGTCGAAAATGTTAGCCTATGCTGGA GCATATATACTGAAGAGTTTCCCTTTGCGGTTCTATGTAAACTTTTTGTGCTTTACCGGCGTACCATTGAGTACCAAACTAGATTGGACAAAT ATTGGTCGCTTGCATTGCCGGTTTCCTTGGTGGGAGGATGCACTTGTGGATTTCATGATGAGTGGAGTGTATAATGTTAGTCCACAGATTGAACAG GTGAAGCAGAGGACACTTATCATATGGGGCGAGGAAGACCGAATTATTAGCAACAAGCTTGGAGTG AGATTGCACTCAGAACTGCCGAATGCAATCATACGGCAGATACCAGATTGCGGGCATCTTCCTCATGTAGAAAGGCCAAGCTCAGTTGCGAAAATGATTGTGGAATTTGTTCAAGAAGCTCAATACAAAGAGGTTGAATACACTTCTCAATTCTGA